Proteins from a single region of Sinorhizobium alkalisoli:
- the dnaK gene encoding molecular chaperone DnaK has translation MAKVIGIDLGTTNSCVAVMDGKDAKVIENAEGARTTPSMVAFTDDGERLVGQPAKRQAVTNPENTLFAIKRLIGRTFADPTTQKDKGMVPYKIIKADNGDAWVEAHGKTYSPSQISAMILQKMKETAESYLGEKVEKAVITVPAYFNDAQRQATKDAGKIAGLEVLRIINEPTAAALAYGLDKKEGKTIAVYDLGGGTFDISVLEIGDGVFEVKSTNGDTFLGGEDFDMRLVEYLAAEFKKEQGIDLKNDKLALQRLKEAAEKAKIELSSSQQTEINLPFITADASGPKHLTMKLSRAKFESLVEDLIQKTIAPCKAALKDAGVSAAEIDEVVLVGGMTRMPKVQETVKQLFGKEPHKGVNPDEVVAMGAAIQAGVLQGDVKDVLLLDVTPLSLGIETLGGVFTRLIERNTTIPTKKSQVFSTADDNQSAVTIRVSQGEREMAADNKLLGQFDLVGIPPAPRGVPQIEVTFDIDANGIVQVSAKDKGTGKEHQIRIQASGGLSDADIEKMVKDAEANAEADKKRREAVESKNQAESLIHSSEKSLKEYGDKVSETDRKAIEDAIAALKSAVEVAEPDAEDIKAKTNTLMEVSMKLGQAIYEAQQAEAANADAAADAKRDGEDVVDADYEEVKDEDDRKRSA, from the coding sequence ATGGCTAAAGTTATTGGTATCGACCTCGGAACGACGAACTCCTGCGTCGCCGTCATGGACGGAAAGGACGCGAAGGTGATCGAAAACGCCGAGGGCGCGCGCACGACCCCCTCGATGGTGGCCTTCACGGACGACGGCGAACGCCTCGTCGGCCAGCCGGCCAAGCGCCAGGCGGTCACCAATCCGGAAAATACCCTTTTTGCGATCAAGCGCCTCATCGGCCGCACTTTCGCGGACCCGACGACGCAGAAGGACAAGGGGATGGTCCCCTACAAGATCATCAAGGCCGACAATGGCGACGCCTGGGTGGAGGCGCACGGCAAGACCTACTCGCCGTCGCAGATCTCCGCGATGATCCTTCAGAAGATGAAGGAGACCGCCGAATCCTATCTCGGTGAAAAGGTCGAGAAGGCCGTCATCACCGTCCCCGCCTACTTCAACGACGCCCAGCGCCAGGCCACCAAGGACGCCGGCAAGATCGCCGGTCTCGAAGTGCTGCGCATCATCAACGAGCCGACTGCGGCCGCGCTCGCCTACGGCCTCGACAAGAAGGAAGGCAAGACAATCGCCGTCTACGACCTGGGCGGCGGCACCTTCGATATCTCGGTGCTCGAAATCGGCGACGGCGTCTTCGAGGTGAAGTCCACCAACGGCGACACCTTCCTCGGCGGTGAAGACTTCGACATGCGTCTCGTCGAGTACCTCGCGGCCGAGTTCAAGAAGGAGCAGGGCATCGACCTCAAGAACGACAAGCTCGCGCTGCAGCGCCTGAAAGAGGCAGCCGAAAAGGCGAAGATCGAGCTGTCGTCCTCGCAGCAGACCGAAATCAACCTGCCGTTCATCACGGCCGATGCAAGCGGTCCGAAGCACCTGACGATGAAGCTGTCGCGCGCCAAGTTCGAAAGCCTGGTCGAGGATCTCATCCAGAAGACGATCGCCCCCTGCAAGGCGGCGCTGAAGGATGCCGGGGTCTCGGCTGCCGAAATCGACGAAGTCGTTCTCGTCGGCGGCATGACCCGCATGCCGAAGGTCCAGGAAACCGTGAAGCAGCTGTTCGGCAAGGAGCCGCACAAGGGCGTCAACCCGGATGAGGTGGTCGCGATGGGCGCCGCCATCCAGGCCGGCGTTCTGCAGGGCGACGTCAAGGACGTGCTGCTGCTCGACGTGACCCCGCTGTCGCTCGGCATCGAAACGCTCGGCGGCGTCTTCACCCGTCTGATCGAGCGCAACACGACGATCCCGACGAAGAAGAGCCAGGTCTTCTCGACGGCCGACGACAACCAGTCCGCCGTGACCATCCGCGTCTCGCAGGGCGAGCGTGAAATGGCGGCAGACAACAAGCTGCTCGGCCAGTTCGATCTCGTCGGCATTCCGCCGGCGCCGCGCGGTGTGCCGCAGATCGAGGTGACCTTCGACATCGACGCCAACGGCATCGTCCAGGTATCGGCAAAGGACAAGGGTACGGGCAAGGAACACCAGATCCGCATCCAGGCCTCCGGTGGACTTTCCGATGCCGACATCGAGAAGATGGTGAAGGATGCCGAAGCCAATGCCGAAGCCGACAAGAAGCGCCGCGAAGCGGTCGAGTCCAAGAACCAGGCCGAAAGCCTGATCCACTCCTCGGAGAAGTCGCTGAAGGAATATGGCGACAAGGTGTCGGAAACGGACCGCAAGGCGATCGAAGACGCCATTGCGGCGCTGAAGTCCGCCGTCGAGGTCGCCGAGCCGGACGCCGAGGACATCAAGGCCAAGACCAACACGCTCATGGAAGTTTCCATGAAGCTTGGCCAGGCCATCTATGAAGCGCAGCAGGCCGAAGCCGCCAATGCCGACGCGGCAGCCGACGCCAAGCGCGATGGCGAGGACGTCGTCGACGCCGATTATGAAGAGGTCAAGGACGAGGACGACCGCAAGCGGTCTGCATAA
- a CDS encoding SRPBCC family protein has product MENRIEKTVEVNAPAEDVWHALTDHNAFGEWFRVRLDGPFVVGEVTTGEITYPGHEGVKWTSVTERMEAPRLFWFRWPHSQDPDPDPLREPATRVEFHLQPTATGTRLTIIESGFDNLPEDQRAAALRSNDEGWEIQARNIKTYVEG; this is encoded by the coding sequence GTGGAGAACCGCATCGAAAAGACCGTCGAGGTGAACGCACCGGCCGAAGACGTCTGGCACGCCCTGACCGACCACAATGCCTTCGGGGAATGGTTTCGGGTTCGGCTCGACGGACCTTTTGTCGTCGGGGAGGTCACCACCGGCGAAATAACCTATCCGGGCCATGAAGGAGTCAAATGGACTTCGGTCACGGAGCGCATGGAGGCGCCGCGGCTTTTTTGGTTCCGGTGGCCGCACTCGCAAGACCCGGATCCGGATCCGTTGCGGGAACCCGCGACGCGGGTCGAATTTCACCTGCAGCCGACGGCCACGGGCACGCGCCTGACGATCATCGAATCCGGGTTCGACAACTTGCCGGAGGACCAGCGGGCGGCGGCTTTGCGCAGCAATGACGAGGGATGGGAAATTCAGGCACGGAACATCAAGACCTATGTCGAAGGCTGA
- a CDS encoding AEC family transporter has product MSEVFLNVLPIFILILTGWLVVRFGYLKPAVGEALGDFVFRVAVPVLLFRTIAEADFREGSPWPLWLAYFSGVAVTWTMGHLAATLGFGRDPRMGVLAGVSSAFANTVFIGLPLVSRVVGEEGVVALSILLSVHLPVMMIAGTVFMERAERKTSGKPGQGLGRLLAGVARNLVRNPLVIGLALGALFHLLGQPLGGPAKIVVDQLAAVAAPAALISIGMALDRYGVAGNTGLASVTSGLKLVVLPGTVFAACHLLGLSESWTAALVLTSSVPTGVNAWLIANHFNVGHALASSTITLTTALGVVSVSAWAYLLM; this is encoded by the coding sequence ATGTCCGAAGTCTTTCTGAACGTGCTTCCGATCTTCATTCTGATTCTGACCGGCTGGCTGGTGGTGCGGTTCGGCTACCTGAAACCGGCCGTCGGCGAGGCGCTCGGCGATTTCGTCTTCCGCGTCGCCGTGCCGGTCCTGCTCTTCCGCACCATTGCCGAGGCGGATTTCCGGGAGGGCTCGCCGTGGCCGCTCTGGCTTGCTTATTTCTCCGGCGTCGCAGTCACCTGGACCATGGGCCATCTCGCCGCGACGCTCGGTTTCGGGCGCGACCCTCGCATGGGCGTGCTCGCGGGCGTATCCTCGGCTTTCGCCAATACGGTCTTCATCGGCCTGCCGCTGGTCTCGCGTGTGGTGGGGGAGGAGGGCGTGGTGGCGCTTTCGATCCTGCTCTCGGTGCATCTGCCGGTGATGATGATCGCCGGAACGGTGTTCATGGAACGCGCCGAGCGTAAGACGAGCGGCAAGCCGGGCCAGGGGCTCGGCCGGCTGCTTGCGGGCGTCGCGCGCAATCTCGTCCGCAATCCGCTGGTGATCGGGCTTGCCCTCGGCGCGCTCTTTCACCTCCTCGGCCAGCCGCTCGGCGGGCCGGCGAAAATCGTCGTCGATCAGCTTGCTGCCGTTGCAGCACCTGCTGCGCTCATCTCGATCGGCATGGCGCTCGACCGCTACGGTGTGGCTGGCAATACCGGGCTCGCCAGCGTCACCAGCGGTCTGAAGCTCGTGGTGCTGCCGGGCACCGTCTTCGCCGCCTGTCATCTCCTGGGCTTGAGCGAGAGCTGGACCGCCGCTCTGGTGCTGACCTCGTCCGTGCCGACCGGCGTCAACGCTTGGCTGATCGCCAACCATTTCAATGTCGGCCATGCGCTCGCCTCCTCGACGATCACGCTGACCACGGCGCTCGGCGTCGTCAGCGTTTCCGCCTGGGCCTATCTGTTGATGTGA
- a CDS encoding BON domain-containing protein, whose protein sequence is MATEHSIYSRGDDHPHLTDDALAEKVGRFLRYATTIDTRDVSITAMGNWILLSGTVATEADVAHLGEAAAAVIGVARVDNQLTARGEKAEE, encoded by the coding sequence ATGGCTACGGAGCATTCGATCTATTCACGCGGAGACGACCACCCGCATCTGACCGACGACGCGCTGGCGGAGAAGGTTGGACGCTTCCTTCGTTATGCGACCACAATCGACACGCGCGATGTTTCCATCACCGCAATGGGCAACTGGATCCTGCTTTCGGGCACGGTCGCGACGGAGGCGGACGTCGCCCATCTCGGCGAAGCCGCAGCCGCGGTGATCGGCGTCGCGCGCGTCGACAATCAGCTGACGGCGCGCGGAGAAAAAGCGGAGGAATGA
- a CDS encoding DUF2182 domain-containing protein has translation MADSALVSLLRRDRMIVAASLATLTAISWIYILWLAATMDMGGMAVPGTDIGMGTNMGMGADMHMPAETGRSLGTDQQAGGLASVLGLEPRPWSAVEAGVMATMWIVMMVGMMLPSATPMILLYAHVGRHSLRQGKPFAATGFFAGGYLLAWTGFALAATLGQWLLEGTLLSPALASASRVFSGIVLVVVGLYQWTPLKDACLSHCQAPIVFIQTHGGFRRDPRGAVALGFRHGLYCVGCCWALMALLFVGGIMNVLWIAAIAGLVLVEKLVRAGRVLPRAAGAVLIAAGLWQLLPGTL, from the coding sequence ATGGCTGATAGTGCGCTTGTGAGCCTCTTGCGGCGCGACCGGATGATCGTCGCCGCCTCGCTCGCCACGCTGACGGCGATCTCCTGGATCTACATCCTGTGGCTGGCTGCGACCATGGATATGGGCGGCATGGCCGTGCCCGGAACAGATATAGGCATGGGCACGAATATGGGCATGGGCGCGGATATGCACATGCCGGCGGAAACCGGCAGGTCCCTGGGGACGGATCAGCAAGCCGGCGGACTTGCCTCGGTTCTCGGCCTCGAGCCGCGGCCGTGGAGCGCGGTGGAGGCCGGCGTCATGGCGACGATGTGGATCGTCATGATGGTCGGCATGATGCTTCCCTCGGCGACGCCGATGATCCTTCTCTATGCGCATGTGGGGCGGCACAGCCTGCGCCAGGGGAAGCCCTTCGCCGCAACCGGCTTTTTTGCGGGCGGCTACCTGCTCGCCTGGACGGGCTTCGCGCTCGCCGCAACGCTCGGACAATGGCTGCTCGAAGGAACGCTGCTGTCGCCGGCGCTCGCAAGCGCCAGCCGCGTCTTCAGCGGCATCGTGCTGGTGGTGGTGGGACTTTACCAGTGGACCCCGCTCAAGGACGCCTGCCTCAGTCATTGCCAGGCGCCGATCGTTTTCATCCAGACCCATGGGGGCTTTCGCCGCGATCCGCGCGGCGCAGTCGCACTCGGCTTTCGCCATGGACTTTATTGCGTCGGCTGCTGCTGGGCCCTGATGGCTCTGCTTTTCGTCGGCGGCATCATGAATGTGCTGTGGATCGCGGCGATCGCTGGCTTGGTTCTCGTCGAGAAGCTGGTGCGCGCCGGGCGCGTTCTTCCCCGTGCGGCCGGCGCGGTGCTCATTGCGGCAGGCCTCTGGCAATTGCTGCCGGGGACGCTCTGA
- a CDS encoding SOS response-associated peptidase yields the protein MCGRVYIKSTLDALLREFSFAERQAVEGMANQLPRYNGAPSLTYPIIITDVIRDPDVFGPTFVSARWGLMPRWMKATGRPPVNARCEGIATNGLFKHAYRSRRCLIPIDGFFEWKDIYGTGKNKQPYAIAMKSGEPFALAGLWETWRDPKTDEDIRTFCVITCPPNEMMATIHDRMPVVLHRADYERWLSPEPDPSELMKPFPAELMIMWPIDRKVGSPKYEAADILEQVDPEA from the coding sequence ATGTGCGGACGCGTCTATATCAAGAGCACTCTCGATGCGCTGCTGCGTGAATTCTCCTTCGCCGAGCGGCAGGCGGTCGAGGGAATGGCAAACCAGCTTCCGCGCTATAACGGTGCGCCGTCGCTCACCTATCCGATTATCATCACCGACGTGATCCGCGACCCGGATGTCTTCGGTCCCACCTTCGTCAGCGCACGCTGGGGACTGATGCCGCGCTGGATGAAGGCGACCGGCCGGCCGCCGGTCAATGCGCGCTGCGAGGGTATCGCGACCAATGGCCTCTTCAAGCACGCCTATCGCAGCCGCCGCTGCCTCATCCCGATCGACGGCTTCTTCGAATGGAAGGACATCTACGGCACCGGCAAGAACAAGCAGCCCTATGCGATCGCCATGAAGTCCGGCGAACCCTTTGCGCTGGCCGGCCTGTGGGAGACCTGGCGCGATCCGAAAACCGACGAGGATATCCGCACCTTCTGCGTCATCACCTGCCCGCCGAACGAAATGATGGCAACAATCCACGACCGCATGCCGGTGGTCCTGCACCGGGCCGACTACGAGCGCTGGCTCTCGCCGGAGCCGGATCCCTCGGAGCTGATGAAACCGTTCCCGGCCGAACTGATGATCATGTGGCCGATCGACAGAAAGGTGGGCTCGCCGAAATACGAAGCGGCGGATATTCTCGAGCAGGTCGACCCGGAGGCCTGA
- a CDS encoding DMT family transporter — MKPKANGYVFALSAIVIFSIQDGISKHLGAIYPPVFVAMIRYWVFAAFAVFLAARAPGGLAVTAVTKRPALQVMRGMLLPAQIVVIITSFTVVGLALSQAILAATPIFVALLSMPLLGERVGWRRWTAIGAGLLGVLLILKPGGNAFDMEFLLPLTGALMFAIYVIATRLVSRDDPAMTSFFYTGVVGAVSISLVGPFFWTNLAPFDWGWMLLLCITGSVSHYFLIRAYDMLDAVAVQPLTYLQLVFASIMGVTIFGETLTTNMIAGSAIVVAAGIFTVWRERVVARRKAGLSR, encoded by the coding sequence ATGAAACCCAAGGCAAACGGCTACGTCTTCGCGCTTTCTGCAATCGTCATCTTCTCGATTCAGGACGGCATCTCCAAACATCTCGGCGCCATCTACCCGCCGGTTTTCGTGGCGATGATCCGCTATTGGGTCTTTGCCGCCTTCGCGGTCTTTCTTGCAGCGCGGGCGCCGGGCGGGCTTGCGGTGACGGCGGTGACGAAGAGGCCGGCGTTGCAAGTGATGCGCGGCATGCTCCTGCCGGCGCAGATCGTCGTCATCATCACCTCCTTCACCGTCGTCGGGCTTGCGCTGTCGCAGGCGATCCTGGCGGCCACCCCGATCTTCGTCGCGCTCCTGTCCATGCCCCTGCTCGGCGAGCGCGTCGGCTGGCGGCGCTGGACCGCGATCGGGGCCGGACTTCTCGGCGTGCTTCTGATCCTGAAGCCCGGCGGGAACGCATTCGACATGGAGTTTTTGCTGCCGCTGACCGGGGCGCTGATGTTTGCGATCTATGTGATCGCGACACGGCTCGTCAGCCGCGACGACCCGGCGATGACCAGCTTCTTCTATACGGGTGTCGTCGGCGCCGTTTCGATCAGCCTGGTCGGCCCCTTCTTTTGGACGAATCTTGCACCTTTCGACTGGGGCTGGATGCTGTTGCTTTGCATCACCGGCAGTGTCAGCCACTATTTCCTCATTCGCGCCTATGACATGCTGGACGCGGTCGCGGTCCAGCCGCTTACCTATCTGCAGCTCGTCTTCGCCTCGATCATGGGCGTCACCATCTTCGGCGAGACATTGACCACGAACATGATCGCCGGTTCGGCTATAGTGGTGGCCGCCGGCATCTTCACCGTCTGGCGCGAACGCGTCGTCGCAAGGCGCAAGGCCGGTCTGTCGCGATGA
- a CDS encoding MarR family transcriptional regulator yields the protein MPVELTPSQALGLWHAVSREQVRIDSRDLTLRQMAILLEIYLVPPPHTVRGLAATLGVTKPVITRALDTMGALGLVDRVRDDRDRRNVIIKRTVEGALYLEKIGDLIINQGRKL from the coding sequence TTGCCGGTCGAACTGACGCCCTCCCAAGCGCTGGGGCTCTGGCACGCGGTCTCGCGCGAGCAGGTGCGCATCGACAGCCGCGACCTCACGCTGCGCCAGATGGCGATCCTGCTCGAAATCTATCTGGTGCCGCCGCCGCACACCGTGCGCGGCCTCGCCGCGACCCTCGGCGTGACGAAACCGGTAATCACGCGGGCGCTCGACACCATGGGCGCGCTCGGTCTCGTCGATCGGGTGCGCGACGACCGCGACCGACGCAATGTCATCATCAAACGCACGGTGGAGGGTGCTCTCTACCTTGAAAAAATCGGCGATCTGATCATCAATCAGGGACGGAAACTGTGA
- a CDS encoding NlpC/P60 family protein codes for MPDTLDRRLNAYREDLAEARLRGVIDAKRYVEGRPATVSAPVTPLRARPDLACGADTELLYGEAARVLDVADGWAWVKSELDGYVGYVPHGAMEDATLPPTHIVQVPRTFAYRGADLRFPQAFALSMGSRLTVVGETETRGMRYFLLDGGLAVVADHCAPAGLPVAEDYVSVAARMLETPYLWGGRSGFGIDCSGLVQLSMLMTGRHVPRDTDMQVEAIGRPIGREELVRGDLVFWKGHVAIMEDELTLLHANGHTMTVAREGLDDAIRRIGWLYAQPTGYRRP; via the coding sequence ATGCCCGACACCCTCGATCGCCGTCTCAATGCCTATCGCGAGGACCTTGCCGAGGCGCGCCTGCGCGGCGTGATAGATGCGAAGCGCTACGTCGAAGGCAGGCCGGCGACGGTCTCAGCGCCGGTGACGCCGCTCAGGGCAAGGCCGGACCTTGCCTGTGGCGCGGATACGGAGCTGCTCTATGGAGAGGCGGCGCGGGTTCTCGACGTCGCCGACGGCTGGGCCTGGGTCAAATCCGAGCTCGACGGTTACGTCGGCTATGTGCCACACGGCGCGATGGAAGACGCGACCCTGCCTCCGACCCACATCGTCCAGGTGCCGCGGACCTTCGCCTATCGCGGCGCGGACCTGCGCTTTCCTCAGGCCTTCGCCCTTTCGATGGGAAGCCGGCTCACGGTCGTGGGGGAGACGGAGACGCGCGGCATGCGCTATTTCCTGCTCGATGGCGGGCTGGCGGTCGTCGCCGATCATTGCGCCCCGGCCGGGCTACCCGTCGCTGAAGACTACGTGTCGGTTGCCGCCCGCATGCTTGAAACGCCCTATCTGTGGGGCGGCCGCTCCGGTTTCGGCATCGACTGCTCCGGCCTTGTCCAGCTTTCCATGCTGATGACGGGTCGCCACGTTCCGCGCGACACCGATATGCAGGTGGAGGCGATCGGCAGGCCGATCGGGCGCGAAGAGCTCGTTCGCGGCGATCTCGTCTTCTGGAAAGGCCATGTCGCCATCATGGAAGACGAGCTGACACTGCTGCATGCAAACGGCCACACGATGACCGTCGCCCGCGAAGGGCTGGACGACGCCATCCGCCGGATCGGCTGGCTCTACGCTCAGCCGACCGGATATCGGCGGCCTTGA
- a CDS encoding transglycosylase domain-containing protein → MASRKSGQRIEPSFGDDEDDGLRVDATDRVSGGGRVANRARSASKKRREPRGGRRRGGSGGGFFGLARRLFYWCIVLGIWGAIGVGGLVLYYGARMPSATTWTIPDRPPNVKILAVDGDIIANRGATGGEALALEEMSPYIPQAVIAIEDRRFYWHFGVDPLGLARAMLTNLTSGRMVQGGSTLTQQLAKNLFLSPERTLERKVQEVLLALWLEHKYTKDQILTMYLNRVFFGSNAYGVEAAARRYFNKSARDVNLGEAAMLAGLLKAPSRLSPARDPEAAEERAQVVLGAMREEGYITDAEIKTAMSQTPTRAKSFWSGAQYYVADMVMDQLPGMIGEIKQDLIVDTTIDLALEKKAEEVIAATLDEEGGKLNAAQAALVSIDGTGAIRALVGGRDYAESQFDRASKAKRQPGSAFKPFVYAAALEIGRTPMSVRNDAPVRIGNWTPENYDQKYRGEVTLADALANSLNTIAAQLVMEVGPQNVVKLAHRLGIDSEMQANASIALGTSEVSLVELTSAYAPFMNGGFKATPHVIRRISTADGTVLYENTYDNPPRVLDPAIVSEMNQMMVRVLTNGTGKRARLPDWEVAGKTGTTQSFRDALFVGYTSNLTTGVWFGNDDGKSMKKVTGGGLPAKAWHDFMVAAHRGLSPSPLFGTTGVQPVFDQGGAVAGALANGDGFVGGDAEAFPEPPPVDGALAVDQTRPAGEPAGSGPMPPAGVGEATGTTRRTTLFELLTGG, encoded by the coding sequence ATGGCGAGCAGAAAATCAGGACAGCGGATCGAACCTTCCTTTGGCGACGATGAGGACGACGGCCTGCGCGTCGACGCGACCGACCGCGTGAGCGGCGGGGGTCGAGTGGCGAATCGCGCCCGGAGTGCATCGAAGAAGCGGCGCGAACCTCGCGGCGGGCGCCGCCGGGGCGGCTCCGGCGGGGGTTTCTTCGGCCTTGCGCGCCGCCTCTTCTACTGGTGCATCGTGCTCGGCATCTGGGGTGCGATCGGTGTCGGCGGGCTCGTCCTCTATTATGGCGCGCGCATGCCGAGCGCGACGACCTGGACGATCCCGGACCGGCCGCCGAACGTCAAGATCCTCGCGGTCGACGGCGACATCATCGCCAATCGCGGCGCGACCGGCGGCGAGGCGCTCGCGCTCGAGGAGATGTCGCCCTACATCCCGCAGGCGGTGATCGCCATCGAGGATCGCCGCTTCTACTGGCATTTCGGCGTCGACCCGCTGGGGCTCGCGCGCGCCATGCTGACAAATCTTACGAGCGGCCGCATGGTCCAGGGCGGCTCGACGTTGACGCAGCAGCTCGCCAAGAACCTGTTCCTTTCGCCCGAGCGTACGCTCGAACGCAAGGTGCAGGAGGTTCTGCTCGCGCTCTGGCTCGAGCACAAATACACGAAGGACCAGATCCTGACGATGTATCTGAACCGCGTCTTCTTCGGCTCCAACGCCTATGGTGTCGAGGCTGCGGCGCGGCGCTATTTCAACAAGTCGGCGCGCGACGTCAATCTCGGCGAGGCGGCGATGCTTGCCGGCCTCTTGAAGGCGCCTTCGCGCCTCTCGCCCGCGCGCGACCCGGAAGCAGCCGAGGAGCGCGCTCAGGTGGTGCTCGGCGCAATGCGCGAGGAAGGCTACATCACCGACGCCGAGATCAAGACGGCGATGTCGCAAACGCCGACGCGGGCGAAAAGCTTCTGGTCGGGAGCGCAGTATTACGTCGCCGACATGGTGATGGACCAGCTTCCCGGCATGATCGGCGAGATCAAGCAGGACCTGATCGTCGACACCACCATCGACCTGGCGCTGGAAAAAAAGGCCGAGGAGGTCATCGCCGCCACGCTCGACGAGGAGGGTGGCAAGCTCAATGCCGCCCAGGCAGCCCTCGTCTCGATCGACGGCACCGGCGCCATCCGGGCGCTCGTCGGCGGCAGGGACTATGCCGAAAGCCAGTTCGACCGCGCCTCCAAGGCGAAGCGCCAACCGGGTTCCGCCTTCAAGCCCTTCGTCTATGCGGCCGCGCTCGAAATCGGCCGCACGCCGATGTCGGTCCGCAACGATGCGCCGGTCCGGATCGGCAACTGGACGCCGGAGAACTATGACCAGAAATATCGCGGCGAGGTGACGCTCGCCGATGCGCTGGCCAATTCGCTGAACACGATCGCCGCCCAGCTGGTCATGGAGGTCGGGCCGCAGAACGTGGTCAAGCTCGCGCATCGGCTCGGGATCGATTCCGAGATGCAGGCGAACGCCTCGATCGCGCTCGGAACGTCGGAGGTGAGCCTCGTCGAGCTTACCTCGGCCTATGCGCCCTTCATGAATGGCGGCTTCAAGGCGACGCCGCATGTCATCCGCCGCATTTCCACCGCGGACGGAACCGTGCTCTACGAAAACACCTACGACAATCCGCCGCGCGTGCTCGATCCGGCGATCGTCAGCGAGATGAACCAGATGATGGTGCGCGTGCTGACGAACGGCACCGGCAAGAGGGCCCGCCTCCCGGACTGGGAGGTGGCGGGCAAGACCGGCACGACGCAGTCCTTCCGCGACGCGCTGTTCGTGGGCTATACCTCCAACCTGACGACCGGCGTCTGGTTCGGCAATGATGACGGCAAGTCGATGAAGAAGGTGACCGGCGGCGGCTTGCCGGCCAAAGCCTGGCACGATTTCATGGTCGCTGCCCATAGGGGCCTGTCGCCTTCGCCGCTCTTCGGCACGACCGGTGTGCAGCCGGTTTTCGATCAGGGCGGCGCTGTTGCCGGCGCACTTGCGAATGGCGATGGCTTTGTCGGGGGCGACGCCGAGGCTTTCCCCGAACCTCCGCCCGTCGACGGTGCGCTCGCGGTCGATCAGACGCGCCCGGCGGGAGAGCCGGCCGGCAGCGGTCCGATGCCACCGGCCGGCGTCGGCGAGGCGACGGGAACGACCCGCCGCACGACGCTGTTCGAGCTTTTGACCGGCGGCTGA
- the dnaJ gene encoding molecular chaperone DnaJ, whose translation MKRDLYETLGVGKNADEKELKSAFRKLAMKYHPDRNPGDTEAERTFKEINEAYEMLKDPQKRAAYDRYGHAAFEQGGMGNGFAGGGASGFSDIFEDIFGEMMGGRQRRSTGGRERGADLRYNMEITLEEAYTGKTAQIRVPTSVTCDVCTGTGAKPGTSPKTCSTCHGSGRIRAAQGFFSIERTCPSCGGRGQTITDPCTKCHGQGRVMEERTLSVNIPAGIEDGTRIRLSGEGEAGLRGGPPGDLYIFLSVRPHEFYQRDGADLYCSVPISMTTGALGGKFDVTTLDGTKSRVTVPEGTQAGKQFRLKGKGMPVLRSSQMGDLYIQIQIETPQKLTKRQRELLQEFEQISSKENNPQSAGFFSRMKDFFDTLSE comes from the coding sequence ATGAAACGTGATCTTTACGAAACGCTTGGCGTGGGAAAGAACGCAGACGAGAAGGAGCTGAAGAGCGCCTTCCGCAAACTGGCGATGAAGTATCATCCGGATCGTAATCCCGGTGACACGGAAGCGGAACGAACCTTCAAGGAAATCAACGAAGCCTATGAGATGTTGAAGGACCCGCAGAAGCGGGCGGCCTACGACCGCTACGGCCATGCGGCCTTCGAGCAGGGTGGCATGGGCAACGGCTTCGCGGGCGGCGGCGCCAGCGGCTTCTCCGACATTTTCGAGGACATCTTCGGCGAGATGATGGGCGGCCGCCAGCGCCGCTCGACGGGTGGGCGCGAGCGCGGAGCGGATCTCCGCTACAACATGGAGATCACGCTCGAGGAGGCCTATACGGGCAAGACGGCGCAGATCCGTGTGCCCACCTCCGTCACTTGCGACGTCTGCACCGGAACGGGCGCCAAGCCCGGCACCAGTCCGAAAACCTGCTCGACCTGCCATGGCAGCGGCCGCATCCGCGCCGCCCAGGGCTTCTTTTCGATCGAACGCACCTGTCCGAGCTGCGGCGGCCGTGGCCAGACGATCACCGATCCCTGCACAAAGTGTCACGGCCAGGGCCGGGTGATGGAGGAGCGCACGCTCTCGGTCAATATCCCGGCCGGTATCGAGGACGGCACGCGCATTCGCCTTTCCGGCGAGGGCGAGGCCGGGCTTCGCGGCGGTCCGCCGGGCGACCTGTATATTTTCCTTTCGGTGAGGCCGCATGAGTTCTACCAGCGCGACGGCGCCGATCTCTATTGCAGCGTTCCGATCTCGATGACGACGGGGGCGCTCGGCGGCAAGTTCGACGTGACCACGCTCGACGGAACGAAATCCCGGGTGACGGTGCCCGAAGGCACCCAGGCCGGTAAGCAGTTCCGCCTGAAGGGCAAGGGTATGCCGGTGCTGCGCTCCAGCCAGATGGGCGATCTCTATATCCAGATCCAGATCGAGACGCCGCAGAAGCTCACCAAGCGACAGCGAGAACTCCTGCAGGAGTTCGAGCAGATCTCCTCGAAGGAGAACAATCCGCAGTCGGCGGGCTTCTTCTCCCGCATGAAGGATTTCTTCGACACGTTGAGCGAGTGA